The following proteins come from a genomic window of Sorex araneus isolate mSorAra2 chromosome 1, mSorAra2.pri, whole genome shotgun sequence:
- the FAM78A gene encoding protein FAM78A, with translation MPSLPWDWGPSLEIRAVLLAMGCIQSIGDKARVFREGITVTDVKASIDPVPTSIDESSSVVLRYRTPHFRASAQVVMPPIPRKETWVVGWIQACSHMEFYNHYGDQGMSSWELPDLQEGRIEAISDSDGVNYPWYGNTTETCTIVGPTRRDSKFIISMNDNFYPSVTWAVPVSESNVARLTKIYRNQSFTTWLVATNTATNDMLVLQTLHWRMQLNIEVNPSRPLGQRARLREPIAQDQPKILSTNEPIPPSALVKPNANDAQVLMWRPKYGQPMVVIPPKHR, from the exons ATGCCCAGTCTGCCCTGGGACTGGGGCCCGTCGCTGGAGATCAGAGCCGTGCTGCTGGCCATGGGCTGTATCCAGAGCATCGGGGACAAGGCCAGGGTCTTCCGGGAGGGCATCACCGTGACGGATGTGAAGGCGTCCATCGACCCCGTCCCCACCAGCATCGACGAATCCTCCAGCGTGGTGCTCCGCTACCGGACTCCCCACTTCCGGGCCTCGGCCCAGGTCGTCATGCCGCCCATCCCCAGGAAGGAGACGTGGGTCGTGGGCTGGATCCAGGCCTGCAGCCACATGGAGTTCTACAACCACTATGGGGACCAGGGCAT GTCCAGCTGGGAGCTCCCGGACCTGCAGGAGGGCAGGATCGAGGCCATCAGCGACTCGGACGGCGTGAACTACCCCTGGTACGGCAACACCACAGAGACGTGCACCATCGTGGGCCCCACCCGGAGGGACTCCAAGTTCATCATCAGCATGAACGACAACTTCTACCCCAGCGTCACGTGGGCCGTGCCCGTCAGCGAGAGCAACGTGGCCCGGCTGACCAAGATCTACCGCAACCAGAGCTTCACCACGTGGCTGGTGGCCACCAACACGGCCACCAACGACATGCTGGTCCTTCAGACGCTGCACTGGCGCATGCAGCTCAACATCGAGGTGAACCCGAGCCGGCCCCTGGGCCAgcgcgcgcgcctgcgggagccCATCGCCCAGGACCAGCCCAAGATCCTGAGCACCAACGAGCCCATCCCGCCCAGCGCGCTGGTCAAGCCCAACGCCAACGACGCGCAGGTCCTCATGTGGCGGCCCAAGTACGGGCAGCCCATGGTGGTGATCCCGCCCAAGCACCGGTGA